The following is a genomic window from Streptomyces lincolnensis.
CGGCGTCCGGGCCCCGGCCCCTGGCGGAGGGCTCCGCCTTCCCGGGTTTCCGGGTGGCCGCCGCGGATCCGGCCCGGGAGCTGGTGCTGATCGGACGGCACCATTACTCGACGTACGCCCTGATCTTCCGCCTGGAGGAGGCGGCCACGGGCCACACGCGGCTACGGGCGGAGACCCGGGCGAGGTTCCCCGGCCCGGGCGGCGCTCTCTACCGTCTGCTCGTCGTCGGCACGGGCGGCCACGCCGTCTTCACCAGGCGGCTTCTGTCGGCGGTGCGGGTCAGGTAGGCGCCCCGGAGGAGAACCGCCGCAACAAGGGCGACAACACCAGCACGGACTTGGTCCGTTCGACGAACGGCTCCCCCGCGATCCGCTCCAGCACCCGCTCGAAGTGCCGCATGTCGGAGGCGAAGACCTGCACGACCGCGTCCGCGTCCCCGGTGACGGTGGACGCGGCCACCACCTCCTGGTACCGCTCAAGGCCGCGCTGGATCGTCTCCGGCGAGGTGTTGCTCCGGCAGTAGATCTCGACGAACCCTTCCGTCTCCCAGCCGAGGGCCGCCGGGTCCACCCGCACGGTGAACCCGGTGATCGCCCCGGTGGCGCGCAGCCGGTCCACGCGCCGTTTCACCGCGGGCGCGGACAGGCCGACGATCTGCCCGATGTCCGCGTAGGAGCGGCGGGCGTCCTCGGCGAGGGCGTGGACGATGCGTTCGTCGAGATCGTTCAGCACTGCGGGTCGATCACTTCTCAGATGGTGCGAGACGGGAACGGCGATGGCCGTATACGAAGTAGAACACGAGCCCGACGGCCATCCAGACCCCGAAGACCACCCAGGTGACGGCCGACAGGCTGCCCATCATCCACACGCAGAACCCGAGACCGAGGGCGGGCAGCACCGGCGACAGCGGCACCCGGAAGGTGCGGGGCATGTCGGGACGGGTCCGGCGCAGCACCACGACCGCGATGTTGACCAGGGCGAACGCGAAGAGCGTGCCGATGCTGGTGGCGTCGGCCAGCTGTCCCAGCGGGATCGCGGCCGCCAGCACTCCGCAGAACAGGGAGACGATCAGGGTGTTGGCGCGGGGCGCGCCGGACTTGGGGTGGACGCGCGAGAAGACCTTGGGCACGAGGCCGTCCCGGGACATCGCGAACAGGATGCGGGTCTGGCCGTAGAGGACGGTCAGGACGACGCTCGCGATGGCGACGACCGCGCAGAACGCCAGCAGGGTGCCCCAGAAGGTCTGTCCGGTGACCTCGCGCATGATCTGGGCGAGCGCGGCCTCGGAGTCGGTGAAGTCCCGCCAGGGCTTCGCGCCGACGGCGACGGCCGCGACGAGCACGTACAGCGCCGTCACGACGACCAGCGACAGCATGATCGCGCGGGGCAGGTCGCGCTGTGCGTTCTTCGCCTCCTCACCGGCCGTGGAGGCGGCGTCGAAGCCGATGTAGGAGAAGAACAGCGTCGCTCCGGCCGCGCTGACGCCGGCCATGCCCAGCGGCATGAAGTTCTCGTAGTTGCCGGTGCGCAGGCCCTGGACGCCGATCGCGCAGAACAGCACCAGCGCGGCGATCTTCACGACGACCATGACGGTGTTGGCGCGGGCGGACTCCCGGGCCCCGCCGAGCAGGAACGCCATGGCCAGCAGGACGACGATCAGGGCCGGCAGGTTGAAGAGGCCGCCGTCGCCGGGCGGGGCCGACAGCGCGGCCGGGAGGGTGACGCCGATGGTCCCGTCGAGCAGGTCGTTCAGGTACTCGCCCCAGCCGACGGCCACGGCGGCGACCGAGACGCCGTACTCCAGGACCAGGCACCAGCCGCAGATCCAGGCGATCAGTTCGCCCATGGTTGCGTATGCGTACGAGTACGAGGATCCGGCGACCGGGATGGTGCCCGCGAGTTCGGCGTAGGAGAGGGCCGAGAAGAGCGCGGTGAGACCGGCGATCACGAAGGAGAGGGTGACGGCGGGGCCCGCCTTGGGGACGGCCTCGCCGAGGACGACGAAGATGCCGGTGCCTAGGGTGGCACCGATGCTGATCATGGTCAGCTGCCACAGGCCCAGGGAGCGCCGGAGCGAGCCGCCTTCTCCCTGGCCCCCCTCCGCGACCAGGCGTTCCACCGGCTTGCGCCGCATGAGCCGGGCGCCGAGCCCCGGGGACGCGGGGGCGTTGCCGGTGGGGTGGTGCGGGGGTGCGCCTTGGTCGAGCACGCGCTGACTCCTTCGTCGCTGCCTCTCAGGGCGGCGGGGACCGGCGGCATCCCCGAGCGAGCGGGGACCCACCGAGCGGGGTCCCCGCCACGCCACGTACAGCGCACGACCTTACGAGCCGATTCGTCACGGTCGTAATGCAGCAACCTTGCGCGTCTGGACAAGATCGTTGCGTGCTTCGCGGGCGGACGGGTGTTCGTTGCGCGCCAGCTGCGGACCGTTGTGTGAAGCCCCTGGTCAGCGGTCTTCCGGGAGCCCCGCAATGGCCCGCGCCTCGGCGGTGTCGGTCTCGTCGAAGCCCATCTGGCCGGGCTTGCCGTAGGCCTCCGCCTGGGCGTCGATCCAGCGCGCGTGCGCCTCCCACGCGGCCTGTTTGCTGGTGCCCAGCGCGGCCCCGATCTGCGACCAGGACGCCCCGGCCGCACGGGCCGAGCGGACGGTGAGTTGCCGGCCGTAGGCGGCCTTGCGGGCCACGACCTCGCTCAGCGCGAGCAGTTCGAGCAGCTCGGTCCGGTCGGGGGCCGTGTCCGTGCCCGCGCCCATCGCTTCCCGCATGCGCAGCTCGTCGAGGCGGGCGACGGCGGTCAGCAGCGTGTACTGCGGTTCGATGCTCTCCGGTGTCGTCATGCGATCCAGACTTGCGTCAAGGCTGCCTGACGTCAAGAGGACTTGACGTCAGGCAGCCTTGACGACTTCGGGTCCGGAAGGGAGCCGAGGCCTCAGCTCCAGCTGGCGTGCAGCGGCTTGCCCTCGGCGTACCCCGCGGCGCTCTGGATGCCTACGACGGCCTTCTCGGCGAACTCCTCCAGGGAGCCTGCACCGGCGTAGGTGCAGGAGGAGCGGACGCCCGCGATGATCGAGTCGATGAGGTCCTCGACGCCCGGGCGGGCCGGGTCGAGGAACATCCGGGAGGTGGAGATGCCCTCCTCGAACAGCGCCTTGCGGGCCCGGTCGTAGGCCGACTCCTCCGACGTACGGTTGCGCACGGCACGCGCCGAGGCCATGCCGAACGACTCCTTGTAGAGCCGGCCGCTGGCATCCTGCTGGAGGTCGCCCGGGGACTCGTAGGTCCCGGCGAACCATGACCCGATCATCACGTTGGACGCACCGGCCGCGAGCGCCATGGCGACGTCGCGCGGGTGCCGGACACCGCCGTCGGCCCACACGTGCTTGCCGTACTTCTTCGCCTCGGCCGCGCACTCCAGGACCGCGGAGAACTGCGGCCGGCCGACGCCGGTCATCATGCGCGTCGTGCACATGGCGCCGGGTCCGACACCGACCTTGATGATGTCGGCACCGGCCTCGACCAGGTCCCGGACGCCCTCCGCGGCGACGATGTTGCCCGCGACGATCGGCACCCGCGGGTCGAGCGCGCGCACCGTGCGGATCGCGCTGATCATCGACTCCTGGTGGCCGTGGGCGGTGTCGATGACGAGCGTGTCGACACCCGCGGCGAGCAGTTCCTTGGCCTTGCCCGCGACATCGCCGTTGATCCCGACGGCGGCGGCGATGCGCAGCCTGCCGTGCGCGTCGACGGCCGGCGTGTACAGCGTGGCCCGCAGGGCGCCCTTGCGGGTGAGGATGCCGGCCAGGCGGCCCTCCCGGTCGACGGCGGGCGCGTAGCGGCGGTTGGCGTGGTCGAGGCGGTTGAAGGCCTCACGCGGGTCGATGTCGGCGTCCAGGAGCAGCAGGTCCTTGGACATCACCACTTCGAGCTGGGTGAAGCGGTCGACGCCGGTCAGGTCCTGGTCGGTGACCACACCGACGGGCCGCCGCTCCTCGTCGACGACCACACCGGCGTTGTGCGCCCGCTTGGGCAGCAGGGCCAGCGCGTCGGCGACGGTCTGGTGCGGGGCCAGCACGATCGGGGTGTCCAGGACGTGGTGGCGGCTCTTCACCCAGGAGACGACCTCGGTGACGACCTCGTCCGGGATGTCCTGCGGGATGACCACGAGCCCGCCGCGACGGGCGACCGTCTCGGCCATCCGCCGCCCCGCGATCGCGGTCATGTTGGCGACCACCAGCGGAATGGTCGTGCCCGAGCCGTCCGGGGAACCGAGGTCCACACCCTGCCGGGAGCCGACCGCGCTGCGGCTCGGGACCATGAAGACGTCGTCGTACGTCAGGTCGTACGGGGGCCGGATGTCATTGAGGAAACGCACGTGCTGCACATCCCAGTCGATCAGAGGTGGCCCCCGGACAGGTCAGCCAGGGGGAAAGAGCACGTACTTCATTCTCCCATGTCGGGCCGAACGTCATGCCCGGGCGAAACATCCAGACCCTGCGGCGACGGCTTCGGAGGATCCACCGAACCGGGGGAAGCCACCGGGGGCACGGCCGTCAGACGCGGGCCAGAGCGGCCCGCGCCGCCTCGATGAACCCCTCCCGCCGGGCATCGAGCTCGTCCGGCGACGCCGAGCGCCCCCGCAGCAGCTCCATCAGGGCCCGCGCGGCCGCCGCGGGCTCCTCCGGCCCCTCCAGCAGGACAACGCCGCAGGCCCGCTGGAGATCCGGGACGTCGCTCGGCTGCCCCTCCCCGGTCCTGCGCGTGACGAGAACGGCGTCGGCGGCCTCCAGGAACCGGACGTAGGCCTGACGGCGCTGGTCGTGCAGACGGGCGGCGCGCTGTTCCGCGACGGTCAGGCGCAGGGTGTGCAGCGCGGCCTCCGCCTGTCGTTCGCCGGCCTCCCGGGCGCCCTTCGCCGAGATCACACTGCCGGCCAGCGCGGCGCCGGCCCCGATGAGCGCCGCGCACAGCGCGACGAGCCACTCAGTCATGGGGTGCATTCTGCTGGTGCGCCGCCCGCCCCCGGCACGGGGGTGACCCCACGCTCCCGGGGGCACTCCGACCGCCACGGGTACGATCGGCTCGCCGCACCGGACAAGCCTGCGAGACGGGCTCCGATCTGCGCAAACGCCATACACGGCAGACCGCGGCCGATAGCATGGAGGGACACTTGCGCGACGGGCGACGGGCGACGGGCGAGCCACCCGCGGTTCTTTTCGCGGCGCGGTCGCAGAACGCTCTGCACCGGCTGCTCGACACGCTCCCCGTCTTCGCGGGTGACGACCGGCTGCGCCGCTGGTTCACCCTCGTCCCCGGCTCCGACTTCTCCCTCGACGCGCTCGACGCGATAGAGCGAGCCGGCGGGCGCACCCTCCCCTGGTCCCGGGCCACGGCCCGGTCCTTCGCCCTGGTCCTCGCCGCCGGCCCCAAGGGCGACCTCCAGGCCCTGCGCGGCCCGCGGGTCCTGCTGCCGCACGGCGCCGGGTTCAGCAAGTCCATCCCCGGAGAAGGCACGGACGACTCCGCGTCCGGTCTCGACCCGGCCCACCTCCTCCTCCCCGACGGCACCCTCCTCGCCGACTTGTACGCCTTCGCCCACCCCGGCCAGGTCTCCCGGCTGGCCGCCCTCAGCCCGGCCGTCGCCGCCCGCGCCAAGGTCGTCGGCGACCCCCTGCTGGAACGGTTCCTCGACGCCGACTCCACCGACCGCCGGCACCGCTACCGCGCCGCCCTGCGCACCGGGAGCCGCCGTCTGATCGTGCTGCTGTCCACCTGGGGCCCGGAGTCGCTGCTGCGCCGCCGCCCGTCCCTGCCCGCCGACCTGGCCGCGGTCCTGCCCCACGACGAGTACCAGCTCGCCCTGGTCGTGCACCCCAACGAGCGGGTCCGCCTCGGCGCCCGGGACCTGGAGGAACACCTCGAACCCGCCCGCCGGGCCGGCCTGATCCTGCCCGCCGCCTACGAGGAGTGGGCCTCGGTCGCCGTCGCCGCGGACCTCCTCGTCTCCGACCACGGTTCGGCGGCGCTGTACGCGGCGGCCCTCGACCGTCCGCTGCTCGCCGCGTACGACGGCGGAGCCGAACTGCTCCCCGGCAGCCCCATGGCGACGCTCCTGGACCGCGTCCCGCGTCTGGGCACCGACCCCGCCGCCGCCCCGCGGACCGTCGCCGAGGCGCTGCGCGGCCACCGGCCCGGCAGCGTGCGCCCGCTCACGGACACCGTCTTCGCCGAGCACGGCAACGGCCTGGAGCGGCTGCGCGAGGAGCTGTACGCACTCCTCGGCCTCGAACCGCCCGCCCTCCCGGCCGGCCCCCGGCCGCTGCCCGACCCCGCGCCGGCGCCCACGGCCCCGTCGGCCTTCGCGGTGCGCGTCCGGCACGACGCGGACGGCGTGATCCATGTGACCCGGCACCCCGCGCACCTGGTGCCGCCCCCGCGTCCCGCCGGCCACCTCACGTCATCCCCACGGCCCGTCCACCACCTCGCCGCCGAGACCGACCGGGCCGGCGCCAGGGACACCCAGGGCGCCGCCCTCCTCCACCGCCGGGCCGACGGTCCGGGCCCGGCCCACGGGGACGCGATCGTGCGCACCGCGGACGCCTGGACCCGCCGCACCCTGGCGGAGCATCCCGGAGGACGCCGTACCGCCGCGGTCGCCGTATCGGCCACCCACTGCCTGCTGCGCACCCGCACCGGCCCGCTGCTGTCGGCCCGCATCGAGCCCTGCCCCGTACCGGAGGGCCTGGTCTACGCCGACCCGGCCGCGGTGCTCTCCGCGGTGCACGCCGCACTCCTCGCCGCCGGGGACGGGCCCGCGCCCGAGACCCTCGTCTGCGCGATCGGCGACCGCCGGTTCCCGGTACGGCTGTCACCGGCGACCCCGGACGAGGCGGCCCTCCCCGTGTAGCCCGGCCGGCTCAGGCCGGCCGAACTGCTGTAGCCCGGCCGGCTCAGGCCAGCCCGGACCGCTCCCGTGCGGCGGCCGCCGCGGCCCGGTGCTCGCTCGCCTCGCCCTGACGCCCTTCCCCCTCGGCGAGTTCGGCGAGGGCGTCCAGCACCCGGGCCTCGTCCCGGGAACCGCCACGGCCCCGCGTCCCCTCCAGCGCGGCCAGGTACAGCGCCCGGGCCTCCTCCGTCCGGTCGAGGCGGACCAGGACACCGGCCAGCGCGAACTCCGCGCGGGAGGCGAGCCGGGCCCGGTCGTCCGCCGCGAAGTCCGCCCGGGCGCGTGCCAGCAGCTCCGCCGCCCGGTCCAGCTCACCGAGATGGGCCAGGGCCTCGCCCAGCCGGTAAGTCTGGAGCGTGACGCCGTAGCCGTTGCGGATCTCCTCGTGCACGGCGCGCGACTCCTCGAAACAGGCCGCCGCGCCCGCCCAGTCGCCCTGGGCCGCCCGCAGCATCCCGCGGAACTCGGTGGTGGAGGCGCCGAGCCTGCGCTCCTCGTCCGACCGCCCCAGCCCGGCCCGAACGGCGTCCAGGGCCTGCGCCATCTCCCGTTCGGCCGCCTGGAACTCGCCCTGCTCCCACAGCGGCCGGGCCAGCTGGCAGCGCATGCGGACCAGCGCCGGGACGTCACCGGCGCGCTGCGCGGCGGCCACGCCCGTGCGGAAGGCCTCGATGTGGTCGGCGTAGTGCGGATGGTCCAGGAAGTGCGTCCACAGCGGCTCGCACAGCGCCCACGCCTCGGCCGTACCCCAGTCCTCGGCGGCTCCCGCCTCGTACGCGAGACGGACACAGCCGAACAGCGCGTGCCGCTCGGCCTCCAGCCACTGGTAGGCACGGCGCTTGGCCGATACGCCGGTGCTGTCGTCGACCCGCTCGAACAGCACGTCGTACGTGCCGGGTACGGGCGGCATCTCGGCGGCCAGTTTCAGCCGGGACCCCGCGATCACCGTGTCCGCCCGCTGCGCCTGGCGCACGTACCACCGCACGAGCCGCCGGCGGGCCGCGTCCCGGTCGCCCGCGTCGCCGTCGGCCCGGGCCCGCCGTCCGGCGTGGGCGCGCAGCAGCTCCGGCAGCCGCTCCCGGCCGTCCTCGGAGGCCCCGTCGAGCAGTCCGGCGGCCCGCAGCTCGTCCAGCGCGTCCTCGGCTGCCTCCGCGCCCCGGCCGAGCAGCGCGTCGGCCGCCGCGAGGGTGAAGGAGGGGCCGGGGAAGTCGGCCAGCAGCCGGTACAGCAGGGCCGCCTCCTCGCTCAGGCCCCGGTAGGCCGCGTCCCACACGCGCTCGACCATCGGCAGGCCCTTGTCGTGCAGTTCGGCCGTCAGCGCCTTGAGCAGCCGGGGCAGCGGGCGCCCCGGATGGCGGCGCAGCCAGAGCCCGGCGACATGCAGCGCGGCGGGGAGCCCGCCGCACAGCGCCAGCAGCTCACGGGTCGCGTCCGGCTCCGCGGCGAGCCGCGGGTCCCTCGCGACCCGCTCCAGCAGCTCCAGCGCGTCCGCCTCCGCCAGCGGGTCCACCGCAAGCTCCACGGCCGCCCCGGCCTGGAGGTCGTACAGCGGACCATGGCTGGTGACGATCACCAGGCTCTCGCCCGAGGCGGGCAGCAGGGACTCGGCCTCGGTGCCGTAGCGCGCGTTGTCGACGATCAGCGCGAGCCGCTTGCCATGGGTCAACGACCAGTACTGCCGCGCCCGTTCCCGGAACACGGGGGCGATCCAGTCCGCGCCGAGCGCGCGCAGGAGGTCGCCGAGGACGTCGGAGAGTTCCACCACGCCGTCCCGGCGTACGTCGTCGAGGTCCACGTACAGGACGCCGTCCGGGTATCTCTCCGCGACCCTGCGGACCAGGCGGAAGGCCAGCTCCGTCCGGCCCGCACCGCCGTAGCCGCTCACCGCGAGGCACAGGGGCCGGGCGCCGGACGCCGTCGTCCCGTGCCGTTCCTCGACGAGCCGCAGCACGCGGGCCTGCACGTCCTCGCGATCGACGAAGTGCGCCGGCTCCGGCGGAATCTGGTACACCATCCGTCACTGACTCCCGTTCAGGTCCACTGCCTCGCGCGTCACGGCACGAACCTATCCCCGCATGGGAGTTGATATGCCGTCAGGGCAGCGGCCGGCCCAGGGCGAGCGCCACGGTGAGCCCCGTCGCGCCCTCGGACGCCTCGGTGAACACCTCCTGGGCGATCGCCCACTCGTCCGGGCGCGCCTCGGCGTACGGCCGCCAGTTCCGCACGACGAGCAGCAGCTCCTGGTCCGCCGAGCCTTCGGGCCGGACGGACCGGTCGCCGAGGGAGTCGGCCAGCGCGTCCCAGTTCCGGCCGAACCAGTCGGGCAGCTCCAGGGCGCGAGCGCAACGGTCCATGAGACCCGCCTTGTCGGTGACCCCGTCGAGGTCCAGCGTGACCACGTGGTCCGTCATCTCAGTACCGCCCTGAACGAGTCGTGATGATCATCGGTCCAGTAGATCCCGCCGCTGCGCCGCCTGGCAACGCGCCACCGCACACGCACACGAGGGACGGCCGCGGCGGCACGTGTCCGTGCCGCCGCGGCCGTCCCTCGCGGCCCTGCGCCCGAGCCCGTCAGATCCCGTCGGGGTCCGCCCTGTTCAGCGCCGGCTTCGGCGTCGTCCCCGCCGTCATCAGGTAGTCGGCCGCCGACGTGTCCGTCACCAGGCTGGTGACGAGCCCGGACCGCAGCACCGCGTCGATCGCCGCCGCCTTGCGCTGCCCGCCCGCGATCGCGACGACCTCGGGGACCCGGCGGAGCTGGTCGGCCTTGACGGTGATGCACCGCTCGCCCAGGTCCCGGCCGACCCGGCGGCCCTCGGCGTCGAAGAGGTGCGCGGACATTTCGGCGGCGACCCCGAGCGAGGCGTAGTGACCGCGCTCCTCGTCGCTGAGCATGTCGTGCACCGTGGAGATGCCCGGCTCCCAGGAGCCGATGGAGACGCAGGCGACCGTGACCTTGTCGAAGTACTCGAAGGCCCGGGCGATCCCGGTCTGGTGGCGCAGCGCCTGAGCGGTGGCCGCGTCCGGCAGCAGCATCGGCGCGTAGATGGGGTGCGCGTCGCCACCGGAGACCTGAGCGGCCCGGCGGACCGCCTCGACGGAGCCGCGCTCGGCGGTCCCGGCGTCGTACACGCCCGTCAGCTGCACCACCGTGCACGGCGGCAGCCGGTCCAGGGCCGCGGCCATGTGGATGGTGGACCGGCCCCAGGCCAGCCCCAGCACATCACCTTCGTTCACGAGCTCGCCGAGCAGGTCGGCGGCCACTTCCCCCAGGTTCTCCGGGTCGGGGGACGTCGCCTCCTCCACCTCGGCCGGAGACTCGACCACGACGGCGTGCCGCAGGCCGTAGCGGGCGCGGAGCGCGTCGGAGCGCTCGGCGTCCAGCTCGGCCGGCACGCGGATCTCGATGCGTACGAGATCCCGTTCGAGGGCGGTCTCCAGGACCCGGGCCACCTTGAAGCGGCTGACGCCGAACTCCTCGGCGATCTGGATCTTGGACTTCCCCTCTAGGTAGAAGCGGCGGGCCATGGCCGCCGCCTGCACCAGCTCAGCGGGTCCCATCCGCATGGCTGACCGGCCCGCCGACATACCCGACACGGCGATCTCCTCACTGCTGTTCACACTCTGGATTCACCGTTCATCCTTGCAGATGCGGCGGACTTGATCAGCTCCGATGAGAGCCGTTCACGTTCCCTTGGTTCAGTGGTCGCACGCCCAGGAGGCCTTGGCGGTGACCGCCTCGGCCTGTGTGCGCAATGCACGTACCGCCTCTGCCGGGTCGGACGCCCCGTAGACCGCCGAGCCCGCGACGAAGACGTCGGCGCCCGCGTCGGCGCACCGCTCGATGGTGGAGGACGAGACTCCGCCGTCCACCTGGAGCCACAGTTCGAGCCCGTGCTTGCTGATCAACTCGCGGGTGCGGCGAATCTTGGGGAGCATGATGTCGAGAAACGCCTGCCCCCCGAAGCCGGGCTCGACGGTCATGATCAGCAGCATGTCGAGCTCGGGGAGCAGATCCTCGTACGGTTCGATCGGTGTCGCCGGCTTCAGCGCCATGGAGGCGCGGGCCCCCTTGGCCCGGATCTCCCGGGCGAGCCGGACCGGCGCGGCGGCCGCCTCCACATGAAAGGTGACGGAACCGGCCCCCGCCTCGACGTACTGGGGCGCCCAGCGATCGGGGGCCTCGATCATCAGATGGCAGTCCAGCGGAGTGTCCGTCGCACGGGCCAGAGACTCTACGACCGGCACACCGAGCGTGAGGTTCGGGACGAAATGGTTGTCCATCACGTCTACGTGGAGCCAGTCGGCTCCCGCGACCGCCTTCGCCTCGTCCGCGAGGCGGGCGAAATCGGCGGACAGAATGCTGGGGTTGATCTGCGCGGCCATGACCCAAGCCTGCCATGCCCTCCGGGGCTTGGCCGCATCGGTCGGCGGTGGGTACGGTCGTTTGTCCGCTTCGGGCCGTCTGTGGCTGATCGCGCCCGCGCGGCGGAGCCGCTTGTGTCACAGTCCCGCGCCTGTGAAGAGGCGCGGTTGCGGGGGTGGGTATGACTGAGAAGCAAGGGACCGCGAAGCAAGGGACCGCGAAGCGAGGGACGGCGAAGCAGGGGACCGCGAAGCAGGGAATCGCGCACCTCGTCTGCGGGCGGCGCGCCAAGTGGGTCGTCCTGGTGCTGTGGCTCATCCTGCTGTTCCTGACGGCGCCCTTCGCCCAGAAACTGACCGACGCGCAGGACAACGACGCCTCGTCGTGGCTGCCCGGATCCGCCGAGTCGACCCAGGTCCTGGATCTGTCGGAGGACTTCAGGCCGGAACAGATCCCGGCGATCGTGGTGTACGCCCGTGACGGCGGCCTGACGGCACAGGACCGGGCGCGGATCACCGAGGACGTGGCCGAACTCAAGCGGCTGACGGATCACGGCATCCGCGGCGCGGAGACCAGGGGCCCCACCTTCGACCGGCCGGCCGATCCGCGCGCGGCCCAGATCTATGTGCCGATCACCATGGACGAGAAGGGCTGGGAGCGGATCGCGCCGGCGGTCGACGCCATCCGGGACGACGTCGGCGACGGCGGTGCCGGACTGGCCGTGCACATCACCGGCCCGGGCGGCACCTCGGCGGACTTCTCCGAGGCGTTCGAGGGCATCGACTCCACGCTGCTGATCTCGGCGATGGCGGTCGTGATCGTGATGCTGCTGATCACCTACCGCAGCCCCTCCCTGCTCCTGGTCCCGCTGCTGTCGGTGATCGCCGCCCTGTTCACCGCGCAGGCCCTGATCTACCTGCTCGCGGAGCACGCGGGCCTGACGGTCAACGGCCAGAGCGCGGGCATCCTCACCGTTCTCGTCTTCGGCGCGGGGACGGACTACGCCCTGCTGCTGGTCGCCCGGTACCGGGAAGAGCTCCGCCGGCACGAGGACCGGCACGAGGCGATGGCCCTCGCCCTGCACCGGGCGGGCCCGGCGGTGATCGCCTCCGGCGCGACCGTCGTACTGAGCATGCTGGTGCTGCTCGCGGCGGAGATGAACTCGACGCGCGGCCTCGGCCCGGTCGCCGCGATCGGTGTCGCGGTCGCCCTGCTGGCGATGATGACCCTGTTCCCCGCCCTGCTGGTGGTCTTCGGCCGCTGGATCTTCTGGCCGGCGATCCCCCACCTCGGCACGCCGAACCCGGCGGACCGGGGGCTCTGGGCCCGGATGGGCGGCCGTATCTCCGCCCGTCCCCGCATGGTCTGGGGTGTCACGGCGGCGATCCTGGCGATCTGCTCGCTCGGACTGATCCAGTTGCGCGCGGAGGGCATCAGCAACGCGGACGCGTTCACCGGGAAACCCGACTCGATCGTCGGCCAGGAGGTGTCCGCGCGGTACTTCCCGGCGGGCAGCGGTGATCCGCTCGTCGTCATCAGCAACGAGGCACAGGCCCGGCAGGTCGGCGAGGCCGTCGCCGCCACGCGCGGAGTCGTCCCCGAGTCGCTCGGCCTGCCCCCGGGGACCAAACCCTCCTTCGAGGGCAAGGTGCTGTTCGAGGCCACCATGACCGACCCGGCCGACAGCGAGGCCGCGAAGCAGACCGTGGAACGGGTCCGGGACGCCGTGCACGCGGTGCCGGACGCCGACGCCCAGGTGGGCGGCGGTACGGCGGCCCTGCTGGACATGGACAGGGCCACCACGCACGACAACATCCTGATCATCCCGCTGGTGCTGGTCGTCGTCCTGCTGATCCTGTGCGCGCTCCTGCGCGCGCTCATCTCCCCGCTGCTGCTGGTCGGGACGGTGATCCTGTCGTTCGCGGCGGCCCTCGGCATCAGCGCGCTCGCGTTCCGGTACCTCTTCGACTACGCGGGCGAGTCGACGGACTTCCCGCTGTTCGTCTTCGTCTTCCTGGTGGCCCTCGGCATCGACTACAACATCTTCCTGACCACCCGTATCCGCGAGGAGGCGGCCCGCCAGGGCACCCGCCCCGGCGTGGTGACCGGCCTCGCCGCGACGGGCGCGGTCATCACCTCCGCCGGCCTGGTCCTCGCCGGCACCTTCGCCGCCCTCGGCACGCTCCCCATGGTCGCCTTCGCGGAGATCGGCTTCGCGGTCGCCCTGGGAGTCCTCCTGGACACCTTCATCGTGCGATCGGTGCTGGTGACGTCCCTGTTCCTGGACGTGGGCCCGAAGGTGTGGTGGCCACACGCCCTGGCCAAGGAGGAGGAGCCCCATCCGGGGGCACGGGGAACCGAGCA
Proteins encoded in this region:
- a CDS encoding barstar family protein, producing the protein MTDHVVTLDLDGVTDKAGLMDRCARALELPDWFGRNWDALADSLGDRSVRPEGSADQELLLVVRNWRPYAEARPDEWAIAQEVFTEASEGATGLTVALALGRPLP
- a CDS encoding GuaB1 family IMP dehydrogenase-related protein translates to MRFLNDIRPPYDLTYDDVFMVPSRSAVGSRQGVDLGSPDGSGTTIPLVVANMTAIAGRRMAETVARRGGLVVIPQDIPDEVVTEVVSWVKSRHHVLDTPIVLAPHQTVADALALLPKRAHNAGVVVDEERRPVGVVTDQDLTGVDRFTQLEVVMSKDLLLLDADIDPREAFNRLDHANRRYAPAVDREGRLAGILTRKGALRATLYTPAVDAHGRLRIAAAVGINGDVAGKAKELLAAGVDTLVIDTAHGHQESMISAIRTVRALDPRVPIVAGNIVAAEGVRDLVEAGADIIKVGVGPGAMCTTRMMTGVGRPQFSAVLECAAEAKKYGKHVWADGGVRHPRDVAMALAAGASNVMIGSWFAGTYESPGDLQQDASGRLYKESFGMASARAVRNRTSEESAYDRARKALFEEGISTSRMFLDPARPGVEDLIDSIIAGVRSSCTYAGAGSLEEFAEKAVVGIQSAAGYAEGKPLHASWS
- a CDS encoding translation initiation factor 2, encoding MRDGRRATGEPPAVLFAARSQNALHRLLDTLPVFAGDDRLRRWFTLVPGSDFSLDALDAIERAGGRTLPWSRATARSFALVLAAGPKGDLQALRGPRVLLPHGAGFSKSIPGEGTDDSASGLDPAHLLLPDGTLLADLYAFAHPGQVSRLAALSPAVAARAKVVGDPLLERFLDADSTDRRHRYRAALRTGSRRLIVLLSTWGPESLLRRRPSLPADLAAVLPHDEYQLALVVHPNERVRLGARDLEEHLEPARRAGLILPAAYEEWASVAVAADLLVSDHGSAALYAAALDRPLLAAYDGGAELLPGSPMATLLDRVPRLGTDPAAAPRTVAEALRGHRPGSVRPLTDTVFAEHGNGLERLREELYALLGLEPPALPAGPRPLPDPAPAPTAPSAFAVRVRHDADGVIHVTRHPAHLVPPPRPAGHLTSSPRPVHHLAAETDRAGARDTQGAALLHRRADGPGPAHGDAIVRTADAWTRRTLAEHPGGRRTAAVAVSATHCLLRTRTGPLLSARIEPCPVPEGLVYADPAAVLSAVHAALLAAGDGPAPETLVCAIGDRRFPVRLSPATPDEAALPV
- a CDS encoding amino acid permease, whose amino-acid sequence is MLDQGAPPHHPTGNAPASPGLGARLMRRKPVERLVAEGGQGEGGSLRRSLGLWQLTMISIGATLGTGIFVVLGEAVPKAGPAVTLSFVIAGLTALFSALSYAELAGTIPVAGSSYSYAYATMGELIAWICGWCLVLEYGVSVAAVAVGWGEYLNDLLDGTIGVTLPAALSAPPGDGGLFNLPALIVVLLAMAFLLGGARESARANTVMVVVKIAALVLFCAIGVQGLRTGNYENFMPLGMAGVSAAGATLFFSYIGFDAASTAGEEAKNAQRDLPRAIMLSLVVVTALYVLVAAVAVGAKPWRDFTDSEAALAQIMREVTGQTFWGTLLAFCAVVAIASVVLTVLYGQTRILFAMSRDGLVPKVFSRVHPKSGAPRANTLIVSLFCGVLAAAIPLGQLADATSIGTLFAFALVNIAVVVLRRTRPDMPRTFRVPLSPVLPALGLGFCVWMMGSLSAVTWVVFGVWMAVGLVFYFVYGHRRSRLAPSEK
- a CDS encoding Lrp/AsnC family transcriptional regulator, translating into MLNDLDERIVHALAEDARRSYADIGQIVGLSAPAVKRRVDRLRATGAITGFTVRVDPAALGWETEGFVEIYCRSNTSPETIQRGLERYQEVVAASTVTGDADAVVQVFASDMRHFERVLERIAGEPFVERTKSVLVLSPLLRRFSSGAPT